Below is a genomic region from Pirellulales bacterium.
TGGGCAATCTCGTGTGTGGCTTCTTTGCCATCGTGGTCGCGTCGCGCATTGAGCGTCCCGATGCCTCGTGGATCGACGCCTCGCGCGCGGTGAGCGTCATGCTGGGGGGAGTGAAGGATCCGACGAACGTCATGCTCAGCGCGTGGTTGATCTTTCTGGCGATGATCTTCGACGCGCTCGATGGCTACGTGGCCCGTTGGGCCAACGCGGCCAGCGATTTCGGCGCCCAACTCGACAGCTTGTGCGATGTGGTCACCTTTGGCGTGGCGCCGGGCATTCTGCTGGTGAAGATGTGTCCCAACTTCACCTACCTGCATCGCGAGGCCGTTTGGGTGATCGCCGCCGCCTTTGCCGCCTGCGCCGCCCTGCGCCTGGCGCGCTTCAACGTCGAAACGACCGATGACGACGACCACATGAGCTTTCATGGGCTTCCGTCGCCAGCCGGCGGCGCCGCCATCGCGAGCTTCGCCATCCTCTTCTACACCTTGCGCAAGGAAGACACGACCCTGGTCTATGCTGCGCAGTTCGATATTGCTCTGCAGATGGTGCTGCCATTGTTTGCCGTGCTGGTGGCGGTGTTGATGGTCTCGCGCATTCCCTACCCGCACGTGGTGAACCAGGTGTTGCGGGGCGAGCGCAGCTTCGGCCACGTGGTGGCCTTGCTGTTCGCGCTGGTGGTGGTGATGGTCATTCGCGGCTATGCGGTGCCCATCGTGTGCGTGGCTTTTGCCCTCTCCGGCCCGATTCGTTACGTCTGGCAGGAGTTCGTCCAGCGCAAACCGCATGAGGATCCGCTGTTCTAGCCGCGCACCGTGTACTTGGCCGAGTTGCCGGGAAGTAATCCGTTCCGACCGGCCAACGGTAACGGATTCTCACGCTCACGTACTCAAACCGCGAACCATCGCATTTAACCCCCCGCTAACTTCATGTTCACCGGACTTGTCGAAGCCATGGCCACGGTGCTCGAGGTGCGCGACGCACCGCCGGGCTGCCGGCTCGTGTTGAGCATGCCGACGCTGGCGGCCGCGGCCCGCCTCGGCGATAGCATCGCGGTGAATGGGTGCTGCCTGACGGTAGTGGACGTCGCGGAAGAGCGGCTCGGTTTCGATGCCGGGCCCGAGACGCTCGCTCGCACGAATCTCGGCGCATTGCGGCCCGGCAGCGACGTCAACGTCGAACGTTCGCTCAAGCTGGGCGATGCCCTCGGCGGGCACCTGGTGACGGGCCACGTCGATGGCCCCGGCACGCTCGCCGCGCGGCGCGACGAAGGGGAGTGGTCGACTTTGGTCGTCGAGGTCTCGCGCGAGCTGGCCCGGCAGATGGCCTCGAAAGGCTCGGTCGCGGTCGACGGCGTGAGCCTCACGCTGGTCGACGTCGACGAGACCAGCTTCAGCGTGGCCCTGATCCCGCACACGCTCGCGGTCACGACGCTCGGTCGCCTGCGCGTGGGCGATCGCGTGAATATCGAGACCGATCTGCTGGCCAAGTACGTCGAACGTCAACTCGCCGCGATGACCGTCAGGTAAAGCATGCCCTCAGGATCCGAACATCACCAGACACGATCGTTTTTGCGGCAGCGCTTCGACGAAGTGGGGCTGCACCCGAAAACGCGCTACGGCCAGAACTTTCTGATCGACCTCAATCTGCAGCATCTGCTCATCGAGGCGGCGGAACTGACGCGCGACGACGTCGTGCTCGAGGTGGGGACCGGCACGGCGTCCCTCTCGGTGCTCATGGCCCCGCAGGTCGCGGCCTTGGTCACCGTCGAGGTCGACACTCAACTCCACCAGCTCGCCAGCGAGACTTTGGCCGACTTGCCGCACGTCGATCTTCTGCGGCAAGACATCCTCAAGAACAAGAACACGCTCAATCCCGAGGTGCTGCGCGTCGTGACCGAGCGCGTGCGGGAGGAGCCGGGCCGGCAACTCAAGCTCGTGGCCAACCTGCCCTACAACGTGGCCACGCCGATCATCTCGAACCTGCTGTTGACCGAAATCGTGCCCTGCTCGATGACGATCACGATCCAAAAGGAGTTGGCCGATCGGATCATGGCCTCGCCCCGCTCGAAGGACTACAGCGCGCTGAGCGTCTGGCTGCAGAGCCAATGTCGCATCGAGCTGATCCGCGTTCTGCCGCCCACCGTATTCTGGCCACGCCCCAAGGTCTCGTCCGCCATCATTCGGCTCACGCTCGAGCCAGAACGCCGACGCGAGATCACCGAGCTACGTTTCTTTCACGACTTCGTGCGGGCCATTTTCCTACACCGGAGGAAGTTTCTGCGCGGCGTGCTCGTCGCCACGCTCAAGCCGCAACTCGACAAGCCCGCCGTCGACGACCTGATGGCCTCGCTCGCCTTCGGCGAGACGACGCGTGCCGAGGAACTCGACGTGCCTGCCATGCTGCGTCTGGCCGAGGCGGTCCGCGCGCGTCTGCCGCAGGCCAGCCTCACCCAGCACGACTAGCGCCACGTTTCGGCATCGTGACGGGTTTTCCAGGAAGCCCTGGCCACGGAGGCGATGGGCCGACGAAGCATGTCCTTCCACGGCCGCGCGAAATACCCACCCACATGGCTGGTAGGCTGGCACCCTTCGACTATGATAGACCCGTCGCGCGGGAGTGCAGGCATGTTCCCGCCATCTCGAGAGCCGCAGGTGGCCCATGGAATTCATCGAATTGACAGGCAAGACACTGTCGCGCGTCGTGACTCCCGACGAGTTGCATCCCGACGAGCTACATCGCTCGGGCGTCGACGACGAGACGCTCGTGCGCATCAACCGGCAAGGCGATATCGAAGTCCGCAAGCGGACGGGCTGGCGCGTGATTGGCGGCCTGCTCGGCGAGTTCGACGAACGCCTGCGCCGCGAAACGGGACTCGACTGGGCTTAAGCAGTCTTCGTTTGCCATGCACCTGCCCGTCCACCTTCAGCGGCGTTCACCTACGGTGATTTTCTGTCGTGCTGGACAAAGCCCCTGTTCTTGGGCGCGGTTTACGAGTCGCGGAATGTTCGTGCCGGCGATGGCCACGCACCGGCCACCCTCGCGTGGGATCGCGTCAATACGCGTCGCCGGCATTCTCGTCCGAGCTCCAGTCTCCGCCCGGCTGTGATACCGCGTCTTCATCGGGGGTGGTGCGCGTGGCCCAGAAGTACGTGCCAGGCACCATCAGCGCGACGGCCACCAGTCCCGCGCCAAAAAGCCAGCCCAACGCCCGAACGACCCGGGGGGGCGTCCCTCGCGAGGCCATCGCAAAGGAGAGCGCGAAGAGGATCATCGACAGGTAAAGGGCCAGCGCCGTCCAGGCGAGCTCGATATTGCCCAACTGCGGCACGCGCGGCGAAGGATGGGCACGCTGCCACATGCCATCGCGAAAGACCTGCAGTCCCACCCAATCAAGTACGAAGGCGGCGATCAGCGCCACGACGGCGGCCAGCTTCCACACGGACGACGGCTTCGCGGCGGCCCGCTTCGCGCGGACGTTTTGGTCCATCAGATTCTGTTCCATGAGGGGCATTCTAGCGACTGATCGTCGTGGACTCAAAATCGCCGTGAACCTTGCCTGCCCCCTGCGGCTCCCTGGTGCGGGGCGTAGAATCGGCAACGACCTCTGCCTGACCACGGGAGGACCTTTTCGCCCATGTTCGAACGTTCCGCTCACGACCCCCGTCCGCTCCGCGCTGCCTGGGGGCTTGCGCCCGACGTCGTCTATTTGAACCACGGCAGCTTTGGACCCGCTCCGCGCGCGGTCATCGACGAGCGCCAACGCTGGTTTGCGCAGCTCGAAGCGAACCCGATGGATTTCTTCATCCGTCAGCTCGACGCGCGGCTCGATCATGTCCGCGAGCGCCTGGCGCGCTTCGTCGGTTGCAAGGCGGGCGATCTCGTCTTTGTCGACAATGCGACGGCGGCCATGAATGTCGTGGCGCAAAGCTTCCCGCTTGCTGCTGGTGATGAGGTCGTCGCCACCGATCACGAATACGGCGCCGTCCTGCGCCTGTGGCACACGACGTGCGAACGTGCCGGCGCGAAGTTGGTGATCGCCGAACTCCCCGATCCACTGACGACGACGGAAGAGCTGATCGACAAGCTCTTTGCGGCCGTGACCGGGCGGACGAAGCTGCTCGTGGTGAGCCACGTTACCTCGCCCACGGCAGTCGTGTTGCCCATCGAAGCGATCTGCCGGCGCGCGCGGGAGCAGGGAATCGCGGTGGCCGTCGATGGTCCGCATGCGCTGGCGATGCGCGAGCTCGACCTGCGACGTCTCGATTGCGATTACTACGCCGTGAGCTGTCACAAGTGGCTCTGTGCTCCGTTTGGCACGGGCTTCCTCTATGCCCACCCCCGCCGGCAACAGGCCATACGTCCGGCCGTCATGAGTTGGGGACACACGTCGCGGGGGCCGTTCGGCCGCTGGCAAGACGAGTTCGATTGGGTCGGCACGCGCGATCCCTCGGGCATTCTCGCGATTCCGACCGCGATTGAATTCCTCGAGTCACAAGGGATCGAGACGTTCCGTCAGTACGGGCACGAGCTGGCGCGCTACGCACGCGAACAACTTCTGGCGTGGAGCCTATCGAAACCGCTCTGCCCCGACAGTGAGGCCTGGTACGGCACGATGGCAGCCGTCGAAGTGCAGACATCCGACCTGCGTGGTTTGCAACAACGGCTGTGGGAGCGGCACAAGATCGAGATCGCCGCCACCGAGTGGAAGGGGCGAAAGCTGATCCGGGTTTCGGGCCATCTTTATACGGCCCGAGAGGAAATCGATCTGCTGCTCGAGGCGCTACGGAATGACCACTAAGTCGATTTTGTTGCGCAGCATTTCGGTCGCAACTTTTGTTGCAGGAAAAGTTTGCACTGCCGGGCACGAGTCGCTATGGTTAGCCCCGGTAATCGGTAGGGACTATTCCTGAGGTGGATGTCTCGGGAGGGGGCTCGGTCGCCGATTGCCACGGAACAGAGGCTCTACGTGACGCTTTCGGGGAAGGAAGCGTCGAGGGAAGCAAAGCTTGTGGAGGCGGCGGCCACAGGGGGCATCGCACGCCGGCTCCACCCCACCGCAAGCAATGCCGGGCACACGTGCGCAGGCGGAAGAGGGCTCGCCGATCAGGGCGTTTCCCAGAGGGGGAAAACGTACGACGTCTGCGGGGGGCCGCACTTCCGCTGCCACATTCGGCTTTGCCGCACGCCGTGGTCGCTTGCGCCTTCGATTGCCTTCCACTGGCGCGGATTCCCGGCCAGCGGTGAGAGACGCCACCTCGCGGCCGAGTCGACTCGGCCCATTCTGAGTCTGGTTCCCTGATTCGACGTGAGCGCGGGCTTCATGCATCACGAACGGGCGGAGCAGTCATGACCAAGGCGGAAGGGAAGCGGGGGCGACGGCGAACTTACCGGTTTTTCAACGGCGGACGTCGTGCCGGGCACGAATGGCTCGAAGAGCGCCGGCTCCTCTCGGTTTCTGCCCCGGCCGAAGCGTTCGATTCGATCGATCCGGCCATCGTGGCCATCGATTGGGCGGGCGAGCGCGTGCAGACCTTTGCCGGTCGCTGGATTGCGGAATTCGACGTCGGCATCGCCAAAACCTCGGTCGCCGAACGCTTTGCCACGGCCGCGCCGTTAGTAGGACCTTCGTTCGCCCAGACCGAGCTGCGCCGCGTCATTGGGGGAACGCAGGGCAAGTATTTCATCGAGTCGCGGCCGGATATCTCGTTCGATGTGTTGCAGACCGAGTTGGCGCGGATGCCAGGCTTCCGACGCCTCGAACCCGACTTCGTCGTCGGCCTCGACGCGACGATTCCCAACGATCCCAGCTTCACGTCGACCTGGGGCCTGCACAACACGGGGCAGTCGGGGGGTGTCGTCGATGCCGATATCGACGCACCCGAGGCCTGGGACATCCACACCGGCACTGGCAGCGTGGTGGTCGGCGTGGTCGATACAGGCGTGGACTACAACCATCCGGATCTCGCCGCCAACATGTGGGTGAATCCCGGCGAGATTCCCGGCAACGGTATCGATGACGACAACAACGGCTACATCGACGATATCCACGGCTGGGACTTCCTCAACAACGACAACGATCCCTTCGACGATCGCGGTCACGGTACGCATGTGGCCGGTACGATTGCGGCGGTGGGCAACAACAATGTCGGCGTCACTGGCGTGAACTGGAACGCCAAGATCATGGCGCTCAAGTTCCTCGGGGCCAATGGCAAGGGGGGCACGGTCGACGCGATCGAGGCGATCAACTACGCCGCCATGATGAAACGCGACCATGGCATCAACGTCGTGGTGACGAACCACAGTTGGGGGGGCGGCGGCTTCTCGAGCTTCCTGCGCGATGCCATGGCGGCCAGCGCCACGCAGAACATCCTCTTCGTCGCCGCCGCGGGCAACGACAGTAGCGATACCGATCTGATTCCGCACTATCCGTCGAGCTACGACCTCGACAGCGTGATCTCGGTGGCGGCGACGACCCGTACCGATGCCCTGGCGAGCTTCTCGAATTTCGGCAAGGTGACGGTCGATCTCGGCGCGCCGGGCCAGGCGATCTTGAGTACCACGCCCAACAACACCTACTCGAACTACAATGGCACCTCGATGGCGACGCCGCACGTCGCCGGCGTCGCCGCCTTGTTGTTCGACAAGTTTCCGAACGCCACCTACCAGGAAGTTCGCGCGGCGATCCTGGCCGGCGTCGATCAGACCGCCGCCATGCAAGATGTCACGGTCACCGGCGGCCGGCTGAACGCCTTTGGCGCCCTGCAGAAGATGGGCATGCGCGTTTCCAGCACCTCGCCGGCGATCGGTTCGGTCGTCACGACCCCCCCCACGCAGTTCATGGTCGACTGGTCGAACGCCTATCAGCAGGCGAGCGTGCAGGCCAGCGACTTCCAGGTCAACGGTATCGCGGCGACGTCGCGCACGTTCATCGATGCCGACACCGTGCGTTTCAATTTCACGACCTCGCCCGTCACCGCGCAGGGCGTGCAGACCATGACGATCGCCGCCGGCGCCATTCTGCGGCAGTCGGATTTGATGGGCAATGCCGCGTTCTCGGCGCAGTTTCGCTACGATCTGGCTCCCATGCACGTGGTGGCCACCCTGCCGGTCGACGCGTCGCGGGTCACCCTGCCCCTGACGATGATCGAGATCTCGGTCGACGAACCCATCGCTCCGGGCAGCGTGAGCATTCACGATCTCGAGCTGAGCCAGGGCTTCGTCACCGGCTTCTCGATCGTCGATGCCGATACTGTCGCCTACCAGATCGCCGGCATCACGCGTGATGGCGAACTGGGGATCCGGCTTGTCGCGGGCGCGCTGACCGACGTCTACGGCAATCCGTCGGTGGAGTATTCGGGCGAATTCATGCTCGATGCGACGCAGTCCGACGCCTTGCCATTCACGCGACTCGAGCCCCTCGGCTCGGCCGTGTTCGGCAGTCTGAACAACATTGGCACGATCGACATCGTGGGGGATATCGACCGTTTTGCATTCGCGCGTTCGGCGGGCGAATCGCTCTCGGTGCGCGTCGTGCCCGACAATCCCGCCGCCACGATGAGCGTGCAGTTGGTCGACCTCACGTCGCTGGTCGTAGCCCCCGGCACGGGGCTGGCCGCCACGACGGCCGTTGCGGCCTCGGGGGCCGGCGGTACGGTGGTGGCCTTGGTCACTTCCGATCAGCCGACGACCTATCGTGTGGACATCTATCGCAATGCGCTGGTCGAGGCGAACGACTCCTCGGCCGCCAATCCGCTGGCGATCGACTTGTCGAAGATCGACATTGGCAACGGCCGCCTGGCGGTGATCGGTCAAAGCAACGCGGTCTCCTCGCTCGTGACGCTCGAGCCGGACAATTACGCCCACAATACGATTCTCAACACGGTGCTCCCCAGCGTGACGTTGGTCGAGTTGCCCTCGAACGGCAATGTCCGCGCGATGAACGCGAGCTTTACGGCCCCCACGGGGTCGCGCGTCTTTGGCAGCACGACCAGCGGCGCCGCAGGCTGGCGGGGAGGTGGCCCCGAGTTCAAGGCGACGTTCACCGTGCCCACGAACCAGGTTTCGATCGCGGTCGGTTCGGACGATTCGGCCGACCGGGCGTATCTGCGCGCCTACAAGGCCGATGGGACCTTGTTGCAGGAGGTGACCAGCAACACGCTCGCCTCTGGGCAATCGCAGATTCTGACCATCAACTGGCCGCAGCCAGAGATCAAGTACATCGTGGCGGCCGGCATCGGCAGCGATGTCACTCCGCTGGATCGCTTGCAGTTTAGCATGGTGGGACAGGAAATCGATGTCTACACGCTGGACCTCACGGCCGACGTCGGACGCAAGATCGACATCGCTCTGCGCGGGCAGTCGGGCGCCGATTTCTCCGGCGAGCTGCTGCAACTCATCGGCCCCGATGGCACTACCGTCGTCGCCACGGCCACGGCCAGTCCCTTGGGGAGCGAGACGCGAAATACCGATCTTGCGATCGTCGATTATCTCGTGACGCAGCCGGGGGTCTATCGCCTGCGGTTGACGTCGGGCACGCAAGGCGAGTACGGCCTGGTGGTAACGCGCGCCGCCGTCTTCGAGACCGAGGCCAATGATGTCACCGGTCAGCCACTACGCAGCCTGAACGATGTCAACGAGGCCCTCGGCATCGTCGATCGTCTACCGATCTCCGGCAATATCGACTTCCAGCTCGATGCGGTGCAGACTTCGATCACCGTCTCGGGCAGGCTGAAAGCGGCCAATGGCTCTTTCTCGGTCAGTGTC
It encodes:
- the pssA gene encoding CDP-diacylglycerol--serine O-phosphatidyltransferase, which codes for MPTMFTLGNLVCGFFAIVVASRIERPDASWIDASRAVSVMLGGVKDPTNVMLSAWLIFLAMIFDALDGYVARWANAASDFGAQLDSLCDVVTFGVAPGILLVKMCPNFTYLHREAVWVIAAAFAACAALRLARFNVETTDDDDHMSFHGLPSPAGGAAIASFAILFYTLRKEDTTLVYAAQFDIALQMVLPLFAVLVAVLMVSRIPYPHVVNQVLRGERSFGHVVALLFALVVVMVIRGYAVPIVCVAFALSGPIRYVWQEFVQRKPHEDPLF
- a CDS encoding riboflavin synthase is translated as MFTGLVEAMATVLEVRDAPPGCRLVLSMPTLAAAARLGDSIAVNGCCLTVVDVAEERLGFDAGPETLARTNLGALRPGSDVNVERSLKLGDALGGHLVTGHVDGPGTLAARRDEGEWSTLVVEVSRELARQMASKGSVAVDGVSLTLVDVDETSFSVALIPHTLAVTTLGRLRVGDRVNIETDLLAKYVERQLAAMTVR
- the rsmA gene encoding ribosomal RNA small subunit methyltransferase A; this encodes MHPKTRYGQNFLIDLNLQHLLIEAAELTRDDVVLEVGTGTASLSVLMAPQVAALVTVEVDTQLHQLASETLADLPHVDLLRQDILKNKNTLNPEVLRVVTERVREEPGRQLKLVANLPYNVATPIISNLLLTEIVPCSMTITIQKELADRIMASPRSKDYSALSVWLQSQCRIELIRVLPPTVFWPRPKVSSAIIRLTLEPERRREITELRFFHDFVRAIFLHRRKFLRGVLVATLKPQLDKPAVDDLMASLAFGETTRAEELDVPAMLRLAEAVRARLPQASLTQHD
- a CDS encoding aminotransferase class V-fold PLP-dependent enzyme; translated protein: MFERSAHDPRPLRAAWGLAPDVVYLNHGSFGPAPRAVIDERQRWFAQLEANPMDFFIRQLDARLDHVRERLARFVGCKAGDLVFVDNATAAMNVVAQSFPLAAGDEVVATDHEYGAVLRLWHTTCERAGAKLVIAELPDPLTTTEELIDKLFAAVTGRTKLLVVSHVTSPTAVVLPIEAICRRAREQGIAVAVDGPHALAMRELDLRRLDCDYYAVSCHKWLCAPFGTGFLYAHPRRQQAIRPAVMSWGHTSRGPFGRWQDEFDWVGTRDPSGILAIPTAIEFLESQGIETFRQYGHELARYAREQLLAWSLSKPLCPDSEAWYGTMAAVEVQTSDLRGLQQRLWERHKIEIAATEWKGRKLIRVSGHLYTAREEIDLLLEALRNDH
- a CDS encoding S8 family serine peptidase; the protein is MTKAEGKRGRRRTYRFFNGGRRAGHEWLEERRLLSVSAPAEAFDSIDPAIVAIDWAGERVQTFAGRWIAEFDVGIAKTSVAERFATAAPLVGPSFAQTELRRVIGGTQGKYFIESRPDISFDVLQTELARMPGFRRLEPDFVVGLDATIPNDPSFTSTWGLHNTGQSGGVVDADIDAPEAWDIHTGTGSVVVGVVDTGVDYNHPDLAANMWVNPGEIPGNGIDDDNNGYIDDIHGWDFLNNDNDPFDDRGHGTHVAGTIAAVGNNNVGVTGVNWNAKIMALKFLGANGKGGTVDAIEAINYAAMMKRDHGINVVVTNHSWGGGGFSSFLRDAMAASATQNILFVAAAGNDSSDTDLIPHYPSSYDLDSVISVAATTRTDALASFSNFGKVTVDLGAPGQAILSTTPNNTYSNYNGTSMATPHVAGVAALLFDKFPNATYQEVRAAILAGVDQTAAMQDVTVTGGRLNAFGALQKMGMRVSSTSPAIGSVVTTPPTQFMVDWSNAYQQASVQASDFQVNGIAATSRTFIDADTVRFNFTTSPVTAQGVQTMTIAAGAILRQSDLMGNAAFSAQFRYDLAPMHVVATLPVDASRVTLPLTMIEISVDEPIAPGSVSIHDLELSQGFVTGFSIVDADTVAYQIAGITRDGELGIRLVAGALTDVYGNPSVEYSGEFMLDATQSDALPFTRLEPLGSAVFGSLNNIGTIDIVGDIDRFAFARSAGESLSVRVVPDNPAATMSVQLVDLTSLVVAPGTGLAATTAVAASGAGGTVVALVTSDQPTTYRVDIYRNALVEANDSSAANPLAIDLSKIDIGNGRLAVIGQSNAVSSLVTLEPDNYAHNTILNTVLPSVTLVELPSNGNVRAMNASFTAPTGSRVFGSTTSGAAGWRGGGPEFKATFTVPTNQVSIAVGSDDSADRAYLRAYKADGTLLQEVTSNTLASGQSQILTINWPQPEIKYIVAAGIGSDVTPLDRLQFSMVGQEIDVYTLDLTADVGRKIDIALRGQSGADFSGELLQLIGPDGTTVVATATASPLGSETRNTDLAIVDYLVTQPGVYRLRLTSGTQGEYGLVVTRAAVFETEANDVTGQPLRSLNDVNEALGIVDRLPISGNIDFQLDAVQTSITVSGRLKAANGSFSVSVFPQAPGSLTGKLQGVVRASIQEGQIQFLDGTNLDVLEKPGPFLPDNLPADIAGMILVPEGYAALRNLRFSGFSFPVPVDAAGHFAADQLTVITTDGIASVDVPGFYTGTDAIDGLMAENESVSAGTLIQVGPELQLTLPIDLTIIVPVPGQPFFAEFRVQGSIIASAIVPTHEDLYQVTLAEGETITVLTETLFDGAGSSNTLDPRLVIRTAAGVVLASDDNSGSDGKNARLTFTAPEAGTYQIVVEAVSGIGEYRLSIPPVATVMGPDLVKTTEAPEFFFSASSHSDSLEAAGFNFAIDWDGNGTIDQTVNGNNVTVAHTFANSGVYNVRVTVTDAASGKGVASDSIIVYRLQNVAGDLVWDGTGGNDVVFFEQTGPDSVKVTTATLAGASVNLVETISGVTGRVLAFGRNGNDRLDAGLLATIAATLEGGRHHDTLIGGAADDILRGDFIGAQGDGAEGNDSLIGGPGHDLIEGDGLEGGKDTIRGGLGDDTILGDGGDGAEGRADWLYGDDGNDRIYGHHGNDFIDGGNDHDLLIGGDGAEANDTLLGGAGNDILSGSNGRDSLNGGAGVDLLAGGNGVDTLQGDAGEDLLIADHTYFDLNSAALLAIHAEWTSGNTYADRIAHLTGIAGGANGTTYLIPGTTVFDDESIDQLTGGAGDLDWYIYNLLEDVLTDHAAGETETDTSGFLLP